ACGTCGAAAAGTCATTCACTGCCCTTGTATAATCTCCCAATGCCTAACCAACAAAAACCCCCCAAATTTTACATGATCAGAAATAACAAATTGACCAAAAACGTAACAAAAAGATGAAATTGAGTTAAACCTTGGTGACAAAAACGACATTACAATCGGATTTGCAAATACAACAGCGACGATCATCACAGATAAATCGAAGTCGAGCGACGCAAGTTGAGCAGACTTCGCGGTGTCCACATGGTCCATATGCAACCCATTCTAGGGTATCCGCACATACCGCACAACTATCATCCATCTGAAATTGAGAATTGAGAAATTCGACGAATTTACAAAGATTTTAGGTAGATCAAAAAGGGGCAAATCACAAAATTAAGGATTTGGAGAGTTTGAGGTTTTGAGTTTTAGGGTTCGTGGATGCAGGAAGACAGAGGAGGAAGATGAAAGGGAAAGAGGAAATTTAAGAGCCaagaatttatttaatttaattattccgGTTTATTCGTATTCTCTAATTGTccgcttttttatttttattttttatatttaatgttTGACGGTCATGTATGGTGTCCGTGCTAGGAAGAAAGACCAACTTTTTTGACGTGGGCGCCAAGCTTGTGCATTGTTGGGCTAAGAGTAGACCCACAAAATCTGACTCGACCCACTAATctgatataaatttattaatttataaattagaaataagtaatttttaattgaaatttttgACCTAATTAAGTAAATAAGTGACTCGATTTGATGGATTAggttaaagttaaaattttaaacttgaaaaaaaatttgtataacTGATTTAATTAAACAAGTTAATTTCGATTTAGGTTGATCCGTATGACCTAAAATTGTGATGATTAAGTGATTAATTGTGATGTCAACTAAACCATATACTGATTTCTTAGTTTATATTTTAGATTGTGAACATTTGTTGAGTTCGATATATGAATTGCAAGTTCAAATCTAAACATTTGCCGAATATATGTGATTTACTAAAATAAGTACTATGATCTATGACTTGTTATCTGCTTAATTTGTTAACCAAAAAAATCATTATTGTGTTGTATTGACCTAAAACAAACATGTCAACACAACCTTTTTGAATATCTTATGGGTTAAGTGGATTGTAATTAGATTGATTTAATCTGTATTAAGGTTGTAACTTTAAACTCAATTAATTATACGAGTTAGGTTCAAATTTaactaaattattttcaactcgTATATAAATTACCAAAATAAGTACATAAGCCAACCTATTTTATTTGACAGACCTAGCTAAGACTGTTTTCGCCatcttataattattttattcggGGGTAGAATAGGAATCCCTATAGCCTATttgtaacatttatttttaccaaacataaaaaatagcttaaattatttttaaaactaaatacTTTTATGAAAGCTATAAGCTATCTACAAAAGCTAATTAGCAGACattctcaaaaaaattattttgtaggATAAACATCAAGGTATATAGAGTCATCTCCAAAAGAATTGCATAAAAAGCTCGCACTGTTTGctcataatataaaattgaaaaaaaaaatgtaaaaacccTGAGAACACGTCTACATAAACCATCAAGAACGTGTCAAGATCAACTATGAGCCGAAACTTTACAAAATGTTAGTTTTCAGTTATCTATCTATTGGTATGATTGGGTTTAAATTTATTCAAGATTGCATAGGGTTCAAACTTTAAGAGTccaaaaataagaaagaaagggGGACGAGAAATAATATCATCGTTGGACAAACTCAAGCACCAGTAGTGCAAAATTTTCAGCACCGTATGgcaataatctcattttttttgtttgattacaTTCAAATGCATTGGTGTTGTGCAACATATATCAATGAGCCCGAAAAAATAAAGATTGGAAGGTTGATATATGCTCTAAGAGATATATTATATAAGTATGAAATATCTATAactttaaaaattcaaaactttttaattaaaaattaaaatttaaaaatgaaaaaataattatatatatgataaattttaaaatttattttgttaattaagtACGAGTTATTAATCTTAAACTTAAGCCTCAACCGTCCTCTTCAAGACTCAAGTAATAAGACTTTTTCAAGCAATCggatatatttataattattgtccTGTCATTCAGAGCTTACTAAACTTTGAATTTCTATGTAtaacttttaatttcaaaagaacatatattattatattagaaAGAATTGAAGTAAGGTCAAATTGGATTGATTTTCCATCTTTATAAGATGATTTTATTGGTTGAGAAcaaaaatctataaataaataacactaaaCTAGAAACTTTGCTTACATCATCCACTTTCAAAACAGCAAAGGTATCACATTGTCACATAAAATTTTCCCACCAAATTCATGTAATAATGTCATTATTAACTCTTATAGTATAGAaatcactaatttttttaatcaaaaaactaaaaataaaaatactttatTTTACTACATCAACAAATTTGAAACATACATGATACTTTTAACATGCATGCATCAATTCCTGCACTATCTTAAAGATTTGTAATTTAGAAACTAACAATTCActtcttaaaaatttattatctaaatttataaacattaaaaaatattaaaatcgtACATCATACAGATAGTATCATATCTTAACTAGCTAGTTGACTCTTAATCATGGAATCATGGAAGGATGAACACAGTTGAATAGCCTCCATTCCAAGTAATTTATCCATTATTTCCTCAAACCAACCATTTTTACCCATTTCTTGATTCAATCTCCCAACAAATCCTTCACATTTCTCCTCATCAGCATAACCCAAAAACTTTGCCACTAATCTTGAATCATTATCCTCCCAACACTTCTTAATTACCCTATTATTGTTTCTTAACTTAATTACATTCTCCTCTAAATGATCACCAAAACCAGccaaatcatttatatattcaaCCATTCCATCTAACAAAGTATTAGGaactttatttcttaaattaaTCAACAATATTTCACCCATCTTTTTCATAATTTCCTTCTTAATCCTATACTTAAAATCCTTAAATTCCATTATATAAGAGTCTATGAAAATTATATACTTACCCTTTTGTTCAAAAGAGTTAATATAATTTGTTAAACTATGATCACTAACAAATTGAACCTCTACCTCGATAAGCTTTTCGAGTATCCTGCTATGATCAGCAGGAAAAAGAATTTTCGCAGCAAAACTCGAGGAATTTTGCACTAAACGTATAGCTTCGTCGTTGGAGACATAAAAGAGGTTAAATTTCTGCCCTAGAGAAGTGTTTATCATGCTGTTTTTGACTGTGATCATGAACCCTTTTGAGGCCTCATGGCTCGCCCATACAGACATGGCTCCGATGGATATGAACATAAGGAGCCGGACCGATAAAGCGTAGTTCGATGAGGTGATCGTGTCATGGCTGGATGTGGTTGTTTCTGTGGTGGTTGCATGGGTTACTGAGGTGGGAAGGAGGGGTTGTTGGAGGGTGTTTTTAGTTTCATCCATGAATAATAGAATGTTGTGTATGGATGAAATGAATGGGTAGGTCTAGAAATTTTAATATAGAGAGCATATATGCTATCAATATTAATTACTAAATGGGTTAGGTTTCAAATTTTCATGGTGGGTGATTATTGATTGCATTTTGGCACATGAGCCACATTCCTTAACAAACTATTTTAGTACAACTATTacatgttattttcaattgacAATGTCTATTTTAATTGCACAAtgtattttttctctttattcAATTGTATTTTCaaccttttaaattttgtaaataaattatcaattctatccacttaatTCAAGTCACTTTTCACCTTTTATAttgtatattaaaataattgtttttagAATTCTATGTGATTAAAGGTATGA
This Amaranthus tricolor cultivar Red isolate AtriRed21 chromosome 13, ASM2621246v1, whole genome shotgun sequence DNA region includes the following protein-coding sequences:
- the LOC130798774 gene encoding uncharacterized protein LOC130798774, which translates into the protein MDETKNTLQQPLLPTSVTHATTTETTTSSHDTITSSNYALSVRLLMFISIGAMSVWASHEASKGFMITVKNSMINTSLGQKFNLFYVSNDEAIRLVQNSSSFAAKILFPADHSRILEKLIEVEVQFVSDHSLTNYINSFEQKGKYIIFIDSYIMEFKDFKYRIKKEIMKKMGEILLINLRNKVPNTLLDGMVEYINDLAGFGDHLEENVIKLRNNNRVIKKCWEDNDSRLVAKFLGYADEEKCEGFVGRLNQEMGKNGWFEEIMDKLLGMEAIQLCSSFHDSMIKSQLAS